CTCTTCGTGTGCTGCGCCGGCGACATTGCGCCACCGGTCGAGATTCATGCCCATGCGCGTGGGATGCCCATGCCGGAGACGCGAAAAAGCCACAGCAATTCAAGCCTGTTCGGCCCTGCTGCAGCTACTCAAACGTCGCGACTATGGATTCGCAGCTTCCATTCCGTGGCCAGTCCCCGCGCATGAACGGCCTTGCTCGAAGCGTGCGGTTGCCCGGCGATGTAGGAAACCCGGGCGATTTTGTCAAACGCGGAGGACCAGCGGCGAGCGAGCGGAACCCCCGCGCCTCCAGCCGCCCGGACGCCGCGTAAATATCGTTTTTCGATATTATCGATTGACAATAAGAATTGACAATAAGAATTGCTGCCCATATTGAATATCGATATCACCATTCAAGGAGATCGATAAATGCCGAACATTCTGACCAATACCGTCGCGGCGGTTGCCGCCCTGCTCATCGTCACCGTTTCGATGGGCGCCGTCATCACTGTCCCGGCCACCGACACTGCGATCGCGGTCGCACCGCTGGTCGCCTGAGGGGAGACACTGCCATGTCCGCCATAAACGACCCGCTACTGATGATTGCCAAGATCGTGCTCGCGTTCCTGATGGGCGTGCTGGCGTTCGTCACCGTCGTGCTCATCGCCGGCGCGGTCGCCGCGCCAATCTTCGAAGGGAGCATCGTCGCCGAACTGATCGCCGACGGCAAAGGCCAACCGCCCGCAGGTTTCGTCTGGCTCGTCAGCATCCTGCTGATCGGCATTGCGGGGCTGCTCGGGCTGTTGATCTACTTCCTGCTGCTGCTGTGGCGCATCGTCGGCACGGTCGGCGCGGGCGATCCGTTCGTGCCCGAGAATGCCGCACGCCTCAGCCGGATGGGCTGGGTTGCGGTGGCCGGCAACATCCTTGCCCTGTTCGTGGCCGCAGCCGTCACGCGGGTCGCCACCGTTGCCGCCGACATGGGGGACGATGTCGATTTCAACGCCGATATCGACTTCGGGGGTGGCGGGCTGCTGCTGATCCTCGTGCTGTTCATCCTCGCCCGCGTGTTCCGCCACGGCGCCGCGATGCGCGAAGACCTGGAAGGGACCGTGTAATGCCAGCCGAAGACGGAACCGCCATCGTGGTGAAGCTCGACGACCTGCTCCACGAACGGCGCATGACGCTCACCGAACTGGCCGAACGGGTCGGCCTCACCCTCGCCAATCTCTCGATTCTCAAGACCGGCAAGGCCAAGGCCATCCGCTTCTCCACGCTGGAAGCGATCTGCCGCGAACTGGGCTGCCAGCCGGGCGACTTGCTGGTCTATCGCTCCGGCGAGACAGGCTGAGAGCCTCGATTACCGGGAGGGGGCGTTGCGAAGTTCGGGAACTTTGGCGGATTGTGGCAATTGTATGGCAAGTAGCGAAAGGAAATTCCCGATGAAACAGCTTGCTATTGCCGCCCTCCCCCTCGCTTTCGCGCTTGGCGCGTGCGACAACACTGCCGAAGAAACGGTGCCGGAAGACACGATGATGGAAGATACCATGACCGATCCGGCAATGACCGACCCGGCGATGACGGATGAAACCATGACCGATCCCGCCATGGGTGAAGACGCCATGGTCGATGATCCTCTGGTCGACGATGCCGATGAATCGGTTCAGCCCGCGGACGAGCCGGTCGCCGATACGATGTAATCGCCGGCGCGAACGATTGCCGCGGCGGCTTGACCCGCCCGGACTTTCTGCTAGAGGCCCGCCCCGACCGGCGGGCCTCTTTGCGTTTGCCCGGTCAATCCGTCCGAGACAGTTGGTGACCCGGAATTGCCGGGTCTTAATTTCCAGCCGAGGCGGGGAAAAGAGATTTCGCGGGTATTCGGCCTGGCCGGCCCGCATCGCACGCCTGGCGTGTCTCCTTCCCTTGTCGAACGGACTGCCCCGTGCCGGTTAGCGGCGCTGGGCGATGTGAGCCGGTCGTATTCGCGCCAGCGGGTGCGGCCATATGTGAAGGAGTATGGCATGGATCGTTCGCAGAAAACCGACGCGGTCGCCCAGCTCAATGCGGTCTTCAACGAGGTCGGCGTGGTGGTTGTCACCCGCAACCTCGGCCTGTCGGTGGCCCAGTCCACCGACTTGCGTTCGAAGATGCGCGAAGCGGGTGCGTCCTACAAGGTTGCGAAGAACCGTCTTGCCAAGCTCGCCCTGAAGGAAACCCAGTACGAAGGGCTCGAGGATTATCTCTCGGGTCCGACAGCCCTGGCCTGGTCGGAAGACCCGGTCGCGGCTGCCAAGGCTGCGGTGGATTTCGCCAAGACGACCGACAAGATCGAAATCGTCGGTGGTTCGATGGGTGGGCAGTTGCTCGACGAAGCCGGTGTCCGGGCGCTTGCCTCGATGCCTTCGCTCGACGAGCTGCGTGGCACACTGGTGGGCCTCGTCAACGCCCCGGCGACCAAGATCGCCCGGGTCGTCAACGAACCCGCTTCCAAGCTCGCCCGCGTCTTCGGTGCCTATGGCGCCAAGGAAGCGGCGTAAGCGGTTTTCGCACAACGCGATTTTTCCGGGGCGCATGCGCCCCAGCCGACAAGATTTATCTGGAGTGAAACATCATGGCCGATATCGCCAAGCTGGTTGAAGAACTTTCGAAGCTGACCGTCCTCGAGGCGGCCGAACTCGCCAAGGCGCTGGAAGAAGAGTGGGGCGTTTCCGCCGCCGCTGCCGTCGCCGTTGCCGGCCCCGCCGCCGGTGGCGATGCCCCCGCAGCCGAAGAGAAGGACGAATTCGACGTCGTCCTGACCGGCGACGGTGGCAAGAAGATCCAGGTCATCAAGGAAGTCCGCGCCATCACCGGCCTGGGCCTGACCGAAGCGAAGGCCCTGGTCGAAGGCGCGCCCAAGCCGCTCAAGGAAGGCGTGAACAAGGCCGAAGCCGAAGAAATCAAGGGCAAGATCGAAGCCGCTGGCGGCACGGTCGAGCTCAAGTAAGGCTTCTCGCCACCGAGTATATGCGAAGGGCGGTGCCGCAAGGTGCCGCCCTTTTCATATGACTGTTCGATAGCGGCCTCGTCGCCGCGCGCACGCCGGCCCGAATGAGGTCAGAGCGTTTCGAGATAGGCGACGATCGCGGCCCGCTCCTCCGCCGAACGGACCCCGGCGAAGGCCATCTTGGTCCCCGGCACGACACCGCGCGGATCGGCAAGATAGGCGTCGAGCGTTTCGGCGTCCCAGACAAGTCCCGAAGCGCGCAACGCCTTGCTGTAGGCATAAGTCGGCTCGTGTCCGGCAGGGGCGCCGAACACCCCGGCGAGCGAGGGGCCGACCCCATTCCGGCCCGGCGCGGTCTGGTGACATGTGGCGCACCGCGCGAACGCGGCCGGCCGGTCGCCCCGGTCCATCCCAGCACCCGCCACGGCGCGCCCGTCTGCCGTATCCTGCTCGCTCGCCCGATCCCCGGCGCCGCAACCTGCCAGCGCGAGCGCGAGTGTCATCAGCGCGAAATTCCTGCCTGCTTTCATAATAACGGCTCATGCCGCGCAGGCCCGCAACGCGCAAGCTGTGGCCCCATGGCCGCACTCCCGGCCCGAAGCCTCGCAGCGGCGGAAATTTCGCTTTCCCCCGCGATTCACCGCTCGTAACCGGGACGGCTTTATGTCCGACGCACACATCTCGACAGGTCTTTCGCACCGCCCCTGGCGTACCGAGCTGGCTGCCACCTTCAAGCTGGCCTGGCCGCTGGCGCTCGCCAACCTGCTGCAGATGCTGACGTATGCGGTGGACGTGATCTTCATCGCGCGGCTGGGGGAGGCACCGCTGGCCGCATCGGCGATTGCGGTTGCCCTGTTCGGCCTCGTCCTTTGGGCCCTGTCCGGGCTGACCGGCGCAGTGGCGCCCCTGATCGCGGAAGAGCTGGGCGCGCGGGCGCCGGCGCTTCGCCCGGTGCGCCGGGTAACGCGCATGGCGCTGTGGCTGGCGGTCTTGAGCGGAGCGGGCGGCATGGGCCTGTGCCTGCTGCTCGAACCGCTCATGCGCGCGACTGGGCAGCAGGAAGACATCATCGCGCTGGCCACTGTCTACAATCTGATGATCGTCTGGTCGCTGATCCCGATGGTGATCAACAACGTGCTGCGAAACTTCGTCTCGGCACTCGGCCGCCCGGTCTTCGCGACTGCGATCACCGCGGCGGGGATCGGGGTCAACGCGCTGGCCAACTACGCCTTCATTTTCGGCAACCTGGGCGCGCCCGAGCTGGGCCTGCGCGGCGCCGCGGTGGCAACGATCATCACCGGCGTGACCACGATGTTCATCTATATCCTCGCCATCCGGCTCGATGCCCGGCTGCACCGTTATCACATCTTCGGCTTCTGGTGGCGCGTCGACATGCACCGGATGATGCAGATCGTCCGCCTGGGCACGCCGATCGCGCTGACCATTACCGCCGAAGCGGGGATCTTCGGCGGCGCAGCCTTCCTGATGGGCAACATCGGCACTTCGCAGCTGGCCGCGCACACGGTCGCCCTGCAGATCGCCGCGCTGGCTTTCCAGGTGCCTTTCGGCATCGGCCAGGCGGCAACGATCCGCGTCGGCTACTTCTTCGGTGCGCGCGACCGGGCGGGGATGATGCGGGCAGGCTGGACCGCGATCGCGATGGGCACCGCTTTCATGGCAGTCACCGCCACTTCGATGATCGTGCTGCCCAAGCCGCTGCTGGCAATCTACGTCGACCCCTGGGCGCCCAAAAATGCGGTACTGGTCGCATTCGCCCTGCAGTATCTGGTGATCGCCGCCGCCTTCCAGCTGGTCGACGGGGTGCAGGCGGTTGCCGCCGGCGCGCTGCGCGGATTGCAGGATACGCGCATCCCGATGTGGATCGCGATCTTCAGCTACTGGGTGCCGGGCATGGGGGTTTCCCTGTTCCTCGGCTTCGCCACTCCGCTGGAGGGGCGCGGCGTATGGCTGGGCCTCGCCACCGGGCTTACCGTGGCGGCGATCCTGCTCGTCTGGCGCTGGTGGCGGCGCGATGCCCTGGGCCTGACGATGCGCTCCACCGCGACCGCGAAAGCCTGACCCGCCACCGTTCGGCAGAACATCGGCGGAAAGTCCGCAAGAAACGGGCATGTTTTTTGGCGGGGCGCCTGTTGACTCGGGCATGCCCCATCCACATATGCGCCTCGCTGGCACTCTCCACCCGAGAGTGCCAGACCCGATCATTCACTCTTAACTGAAGAGGTCATCACCATGGCATTTCGTCCGCTGCACGACCGTGTACTGGTCCGTCGCATCGAAGCCGAAGAAAAGACCGCCGGCGGGATCATCATTCCCGACAGCGCCAAGGAAAAGCCGAGCGAAGGCGAGATCGTCTCCGTGGGCTCTGGCGCCAAGGCGGAAGACGGCACGGTCACCCCGCTCGACGTCAAGGCCGGCGACCGCGTGCTGTTCGGCAAGTGGTCCGGCACGGAGGTCAAGCTCGACGGCGAAGACCTGCTGATCATGAAGGAAAGCGACATCATGGGGATCATTGGCTGAGCCTCTGTGTCCCCGCATTAGGCGGGGATCTCAGGCCGCCTGGCCCCACGCTTTAGACCAAGAACACTGAGACCCCGCCTTCGCGGGGGATCGCAAACCAGGAGTAACACCAATGGCAGCCAAGGACGTAAAGTTCGGCCGCGACGCGCGCGAAGGCATCCTGCGCGGCGTCGACACCCTCGCCAATGCCGTCAAGGTCACGCTGGGCCCCAAGGGCCGCAACGTCGTGATCGACAAGAGCTTCGGCGCCCCGCGCATCACCAAGGACGGCGTCACCGTCGCCAAGGAAATCGAACTGAAGAACAAGTTCGAAAACATGGGCGCGCAGATGATCAAGGAAGTCGCATCGAAGGCGAACGACGCCGCCGGTGACGGCACCACCACTGCGACCGTTCTGGCGCAGTCGATCGTGACCGAAGGCATGAAGTCGGTCGCCGCGGGCATGAACCCGATGGACCTGAAGCGCGGCATCGATCTCGCCGTCACCAAGGTTGTCGAAGACCTCAAGGCCCGTTCGAAGGACGTCTCCGGCTCGAACGAAATCGCGCAGGTCGGCATCATTTCGGCCAATGGCGATCGTGAAGTCGGCGAAAAGATCGCCGAAGCGATGGAGAAGGTCGGCAAGGAAGGCGTGATCACCGTCGACGAGTCGAAGGGCCTCGAATTCGAGCTCGAAACCGTCGAAGGCATGCAGTTCGACCGCGGCTATCTGTCGCCCTACTTCATCACCAACCCGGAAAAGATGACGGTCGAACTCGAAAACCCGTACATCCTGATCCATGAAAAGAAGCTGAGCAATCTGCAGGCGATGCTTCCGGTGCTCGAAGCGGCTGTCCAGTCGGGCCGTCCGCTGCTGATCATCGCGGAAGACATCGAAGGCGAAGCGCTGGCCACCCTCGTGGTCAACAAGCTGCGCGGCGGCCTGAAGGTCGCGGCGGTCAAGGCACCGGGCTTCGGCGATCGCCGCAAGGCCATGCTGCAGGACATCGCGATCCTGACGCAGGGCGAAATGATCAGCGAAGATCTCGGCATCAAGCTCGAGAACGTGACGCTGAACATGCTCGGCCAGGCCAAGAAGGTCACCATCGACAAGGACAACACGACCATTGTCGACGGTGCCGGTTCGGAAGACGACATCAAGGCCCGCGTTTCGGAAATCCGCACGCAGATCGATAACACCACCAGCGATTACGACCGTGAAAAGCTGCAGGAACGTCTGGCGAAGCTCGCCGGCGGTGTTGCGGTGATCAAGGTCGGCGGTGCGACCGAAGTCGAAGTGAAGGAACGCAAGGACCGCGTCGACGATGCGCTGCACGCAACCCGCGCAGCCGTCGAAGAAGGCATCGTCCCGGGCGGCGGTACCGCGCTGCTCTACGCGACCAAGGCGCTCGACGGCCTCGAAGGCAGCAACGACGACCAGACCCGCGGCATCGACATCATCCGTCGCGCGCTGCAGGCTCCGGTTCGCCAGATCGCCACCAACGCCGGCCATGACGGTGCGGTGGTTGCCGGCAAGCTGACCGACGCCAACGACACCTCGCTCGGCTTCAACGCGGCGACCGACACTTACGAAGACCTGGTCAAGGCCGGCGTCATCGACCCGACCAAGGTTGTGCGCACCGCGCTGCAGGATGCCGCTTCGGTGGCCGGCCTGCTGATCACGACCGAAGCCACCATCACGGAAATTCCGGACGACAAGCCGGCTGCTCCGATGCCCGACATGGGCGGCATGGGTGGCATGGGCGGCATGGGCTTCTAAGCCACTGCGCTGCTCCGGCTTCCCGCCCGGCGCGGGGGCCGACGCACAAAATCAAGGCCCGGCGGAGCGATCCGCCGGGCCTTTTTTGCAGTCACGGACGGGCTGTCCGCGCCCCTCACCCTTCCTTGCGGCTGGCCTCCGCAGCGGCGACGGCCTCGGCGGGCCAGGTCACCTGCGTTTGTGTCTGCGGATTGAAGACATCGCCCGGATACTGCGCGGCGGCGGCCGCGGCGATCTCCGCTTCGGTCAGGAACTCGCTCGGTTCCAGCGCGAAAACGTCGAGCCCGCGGGTAATCTCCGTCGCGTAGATCCGCCCGTTGTACCAGTAGGCCGACCAGTACCCGCCGGTAACCAGCTGATCCCTGTCGACCGGACCGCGATCGAAGTACGCGATTTCGAACGGATTTTCCGCATCCGTGAAATCGATCACGCTGATGCCCCCCTGATACCAGGCCTGGACGAAGATATCGCGCCCCGGAACCGGAATGATCGAACCGTTATGCGCGACGCAGTTTTCCTTGTCGGTCTGCGGGGCCGGCAGCTTGTAGAGGCTGCGGAACGCCAGCTTGCCTGCTTCGATCGCGTAGATCGCATTGGCACCCCAGTTGCGCGGGTCGCCTGCCTGGCAACGGGGCCGCCCGCCACCGCCCCATTCGTCGGTAAACAGCACTTTCGTCCCGTCGTTGTTGAACGTGGCCGAATGCCAGTAGGCGAACCCCTTGTCGGTAACATCGTCGATCCGCACCGGCTTCAGCGGGTCGGAGATATCGAGGATGATGCCGTTGCCCGAACAGGCCCCGGCAGCCAGGTCGAGCGCCGGGAACACGGTGATGTCGTGGCACTGATCGGTCCGGCCGGTGTTCTGCGTGCCTTCACCATGATCGCCGCCGCGCCAGAGGCCGGCGATCCGCCCCTCACTGGCGAAAACGCGCGGTCGATCGACGATTTGTGCGGCGGCCGGGTTGGCCACAGGAATTGCGATCACGTCGATGGAAAACAGCGCGGTATCGTCGCCAGTCGTGTCGCTGCACCCCTCCAGCTCGTCCTCCTCCCGAACGTAGGACGTGCCCGAATTGTACACCACGATCCGCTCGTCATCGGCCGTGACGATCGAATGCGTGTGGCTGCCGCGGCAGGTTTGCACCTGGCCGACCTGAACCGGCCGTGTCACGTCGGTGATGTCGAAGATCCGCAAGCCGCGGAACCGATCCGGGCTGGTGCGACCGTCGACGCCCTGCAGGCCGCAATCGACCCGTCCGCGACTGTCCTCGACGCTCATGATCAGAAGATCGCCAACAATCGACACATCGCCCTGCCCGCCCGGACAGACGGTGGAGCTGACGAGCTGCGGCACGCCGTCCTCGCCCAGACGATAGGCATTGAACCCATGATAGCTTCCGGCCACGAGCAGATCGCCGGAGAAGGCCATGTCGGTATTGGCGAACGATAGCAGGGAGCTGCGCTCACCGAACTGCGGCTCCTCTTCTTCACCCTCCTCGTCGCGGTCCTTGCGCGGCGCTTCGCCGCCATGCCCGTCATGTGCGGCATCGTCCGCGTCTTTCTCCGGCTTGAGCGGGCGTAGCTGTGCAGGGTTGTCGGGATCGAAGAATCCCGCCGGCTTGGGCAAGGCGGCCACCAGGCGCAAATTGGCGATCGCTTCGCCCGCATCGCGAAAACCCGGTGCCAGCGCCACGCGCGGATCGTCGGAAAGCCCGGCAAGCACCGCGTTCATCCGGTCGATTTCCGCTTCCTGATCGCTGACGACGTCGTTGGTGAATTCGAACAGCACCGGCTCGTAGGCAGTGCCTGGCTGATCGTGCAGTTCCTCCACCATATCGACAGCGCCCAGATGGTGCGGGATCATCAATTGCAGGAACAGCCGGTCGAAGGCCGTGCCGCGCGATTCGGCGAGCTGCGCCATCTGCTCGGGCGTCGCCATGCCTTTCATCGCCTCGTGGTGGTGGGCGTGCCCCATCCCCGCCATCGCAACATCGCGGCTCCGCTCACGCAGCCATTCGGTCATGAAGCCGATCTCGTCCTTCTGGCTGACGTCGATGCGCCCGGCGATCGCCACGATGTCGGGATTGTTCGTCCGCTCCTCCACCAGCGCGGCCATATCGACCGCTTGCTGATGGTGGACGATCATCGCCTGCATGAAAGCCACGTCGGCGGGCGAGAACGCCGTATTGGCGAGCCGGGTCGCTTCTTCGGCGGCAAGCGTGCGGGTCGGCTGGCCCGGCGCGCCCGGCTGGAGGATCGGTGCCTCCTGCGCAGCAAGAACGCTGGTCCCGGCGAGCAGGCCCCCGACAAGCGACATACGGGCAAAATTGCGTAAGATCATTCTGGCATCCCCTCGTGCGATCTATCGCGGAAAATGGGGACTATCGCGGCACTCAAGTCAATACGACGCTCGTCGAACGACATGGGCCGTTCGTCGCACCTGCCCGCCCTGCCAGGCCCGACCGATCGGCGGGCCGGCGCAACATTTTCCGCGCTGAACCGTTGATGGCAGGCAACCAAGGAGGAAATACATGAAGCTGCCGCACAAGGCTCACGTCGCGCTGGTCGACGGCACCACTTTCGTCGTCATGCAGAACACAGGCAAACCTTTCGCGCCGGAACTGGAAGCGGTCGCCAAGCCCGAATTGTCGGCCACGAACTTCAGCGCCGGGGTGCGCCATCAGGACCCCGTAAGCCAGCAGCAGGGGCGCACCGACCTGAACGAACTGGCCCACGGCGCGGCAGCGGCCGAATGGCTCAACGCCCGCGCCATCGCCGGCGAGATCGAGGGGGTGCTGATTGTCGCCGACCCGAAAA
The nucleotide sequence above comes from Pelagerythrobacter marensis. Encoded proteins:
- a CDS encoding host attachment protein; this encodes MKLPHKAHVALVDGTTFVVMQNTGKPFAPELEAVAKPELSATNFSAGVRHQDPVSQQQGRTDLNELAHGAAAAEWLNARAIAGEIEGVLIVADPKTLGEMRRHYHSELEKRILGEIPKTMTGETSARIAEAISTA
- a CDS encoding DUF2975 domain-containing protein → MSAINDPLLMIAKIVLAFLMGVLAFVTVVLIAGAVAAPIFEGSIVAELIADGKGQPPAGFVWLVSILLIGIAGLLGLLIYFLLLLWRIVGTVGAGDPFVPENAARLSRMGWVAVAGNILALFVAAAVTRVATVAADMGDDVDFNADIDFGGGGLLLILVLFILARVFRHGAAMREDLEGTV
- a CDS encoding MATE family efflux transporter, which codes for MSDAHISTGLSHRPWRTELAATFKLAWPLALANLLQMLTYAVDVIFIARLGEAPLAASAIAVALFGLVLWALSGLTGAVAPLIAEELGARAPALRPVRRVTRMALWLAVLSGAGGMGLCLLLEPLMRATGQQEDIIALATVYNLMIVWSLIPMVINNVLRNFVSALGRPVFATAITAAGIGVNALANYAFIFGNLGAPELGLRGAAVATIITGVTTMFIYILAIRLDARLHRYHIFGFWWRVDMHRMMQIVRLGTPIALTITAEAGIFGGAAFLMGNIGTSQLAAHTVALQIAALAFQVPFGIGQAATIRVGYFFGARDRAGMMRAGWTAIAMGTAFMAVTATSMIVLPKPLLAIYVDPWAPKNAVLVAFALQYLVIAAAFQLVDGVQAVAAGALRGLQDTRIPMWIAIFSYWVPGMGVSLFLGFATPLEGRGVWLGLATGLTVAAILLVWRWWRRDALGLTMRSTATAKA
- the rplJ gene encoding 50S ribosomal protein L10; amino-acid sequence: MDRSQKTDAVAQLNAVFNEVGVVVVTRNLGLSVAQSTDLRSKMREAGASYKVAKNRLAKLALKETQYEGLEDYLSGPTALAWSEDPVAAAKAAVDFAKTTDKIEIVGGSMGGQLLDEAGVRALASMPSLDELRGTLVGLVNAPATKIARVVNEPASKLARVFGAYGAKEAA
- the groES gene encoding co-chaperone GroES, with the protein product MAFRPLHDRVLVRRIEAEEKTAGGIIIPDSAKEKPSEGEIVSVGSGAKAEDGTVTPLDVKAGDRVLFGKWSGTEVKLDGEDLLIMKESDIMGIIG
- the groL gene encoding chaperonin GroEL (60 kDa chaperone family; promotes refolding of misfolded polypeptides especially under stressful conditions; forms two stacked rings of heptamers to form a barrel-shaped 14mer; ends can be capped by GroES; misfolded proteins enter the barrel where they are refolded when GroES binds): MAAKDVKFGRDAREGILRGVDTLANAVKVTLGPKGRNVVIDKSFGAPRITKDGVTVAKEIELKNKFENMGAQMIKEVASKANDAAGDGTTTATVLAQSIVTEGMKSVAAGMNPMDLKRGIDLAVTKVVEDLKARSKDVSGSNEIAQVGIISANGDREVGEKIAEAMEKVGKEGVITVDESKGLEFELETVEGMQFDRGYLSPYFITNPEKMTVELENPYILIHEKKLSNLQAMLPVLEAAVQSGRPLLIIAEDIEGEALATLVVNKLRGGLKVAAVKAPGFGDRRKAMLQDIAILTQGEMISEDLGIKLENVTLNMLGQAKKVTIDKDNTTIVDGAGSEDDIKARVSEIRTQIDNTTSDYDREKLQERLAKLAGGVAVIKVGGATEVEVKERKDRVDDALHATRAAVEEGIVPGGGTALLYATKALDGLEGSNDDQTRGIDIIRRALQAPVRQIATNAGHDGAVVAGKLTDANDTSLGFNAATDTYEDLVKAGVIDPTKVVRTALQDAASVAGLLITTEATITEIPDDKPAAPMPDMGGMGGMGGMGF
- a CDS encoding c-type cytochrome is translated as MTLALALAGCGAGDRASEQDTADGRAVAGAGMDRGDRPAAFARCATCHQTAPGRNGVGPSLAGVFGAPAGHEPTYAYSKALRASGLVWDAETLDAYLADPRGVVPGTKMAFAGVRSAEERAAIVAYLETL
- a CDS encoding DUF305 domain-containing protein, giving the protein MILRNFARMSLVGGLLAGTSVLAAQEAPILQPGAPGQPTRTLAAEEATRLANTAFSPADVAFMQAMIVHHQQAVDMAALVEERTNNPDIVAIAGRIDVSQKDEIGFMTEWLRERSRDVAMAGMGHAHHHEAMKGMATPEQMAQLAESRGTAFDRLFLQLMIPHHLGAVDMVEELHDQPGTAYEPVLFEFTNDVVSDQEAEIDRMNAVLAGLSDDPRVALAPGFRDAGEAIANLRLVAALPKPAGFFDPDNPAQLRPLKPEKDADDAAHDGHGGEAPRKDRDEEGEEEEPQFGERSSLLSFANTDMAFSGDLLVAGSYHGFNAYRLGEDGVPQLVSSTVCPGGQGDVSIVGDLLIMSVEDSRGRVDCGLQGVDGRTSPDRFRGLRIFDITDVTRPVQVGQVQTCRGSHTHSIVTADDERIVVYNSGTSYVREEDELEGCSDTTGDDTALFSIDVIAIPVANPAAAQIVDRPRVFASEGRIAGLWRGGDHGEGTQNTGRTDQCHDITVFPALDLAAGACSGNGIILDISDPLKPVRIDDVTDKGFAYWHSATFNNDGTKVLFTDEWGGGGRPRCQAGDPRNWGANAIYAIEAGKLAFRSLYKLPAPQTDKENCVAHNGSIIPVPGRDIFVQAWYQGGISVIDFTDAENPFEIAYFDRGPVDRDQLVTGGYWSAYWYNGRIYATEITRGLDVFALEPSEFLTEAEIAAAAAAQYPGDVFNPQTQTQVTWPAEAVAAAEASRKEG
- the rplL gene encoding 50S ribosomal protein L7/L12, coding for MADIAKLVEELSKLTVLEAAELAKALEEEWGVSAAAAVAVAGPAAGGDAPAAEEKDEFDVVLTGDGGKKIQVIKEVRAITGLGLTEAKALVEGAPKPLKEGVNKAEAEEIKGKIEAAGGTVELK
- a CDS encoding helix-turn-helix domain-containing protein; amino-acid sequence: MPAEDGTAIVVKLDDLLHERRMTLTELAERVGLTLANLSILKTGKAKAIRFSTLEAICRELGCQPGDLLVYRSGETG